A stretch of DNA from Thalassococcus arenae:
CGTGCTCAGCCGCCTCACCGTGCCGCTGCTGGCCGCCTGGGTGCCCGAAAGCTACGTGCAGAATGCCATCCAGGGCGTCTTTGCCCCGCAATCCGCGCCCGACGGCTATGCCGATTTTGTCGGTGCGCCCCTGACCCTGCGCCGCAGTGCGCTGCGCGCCAATGCGGTGCAGCGCGCCAATCTGCTGGCCGAGATCGTGGACCTCAATCGCCGATACGAGGATATCACCGCGCCCATAGAACTGGTGCACGGCGATGCCGATACCACCGTGGGCCTGCGAATCCATTCCGCGCCGCTGGCCGAACGGCTCGACGGCGCTGCGCTCGATGCCCTGCCCGGCATCGGACACATGCCGCACCATGTCGCCCGCGACGCGACGCTGGCGGCCATCGACCGCGCGGCGTCGCGGGCGGGTTTGCGTTAACCCCGTTAACATCTCATAGTGCGGCGCAAAGCGGATGGAATCCCCATGACCCTGCCCTTTGACGGTGCGATCAGCGCCTTTTACGACAACGACGCGCCCAAGCCCGTGCGCTTGGCCATCGACCGCGCCGACAAGGACGACATCCTGTCGTCCAGCTATCCCTATTCCGAACAGATGAAGCGCAAGACCTACGAAAAGGAGTTGGAAAAACTCCAGATCGAACTGGTCAAGATGCAGGCCTGGGCGCGCGACAGCGGGCATCGCGTCGCGATGGTCTTCGAGGGGCGCGACGCCGCGGGCAAGGGCGGCACCATCGCCCGGTTCCGGATGAACCTGAATCCGCGTGGCGCCCGCGTCGTGGCGCTGCCCAAACCGTCCGACACCGAAGCCACGCAATGGTATTTCCAGCGTTACATCGACCACCTGCCCTCGGCGGGTGAAATCGTGTTCTTCGACCGATCCTGGTACAACCGCGGCGTGGTCGAACATGTCTTCGGCTTCTGCACCCAGGAACAGCGCGAACGTTTCTTTCACCAGGTCCCGGATTTCGAGAAGATGCTGGTGGACGAAGGCATCCACCTGTTCAAGTTCTGGCTGAACGTGGGACGGGCCGAACAGCTCCGGCGCTTTCTCAAACGCGAAGGCGACCTGCTCAAACAGTGGAAACTGTCGTCGATCGATGTCGCGGGCCTGCCGAAATGGGATGCCTATTCGGCGGCGATCCAGGAAACGCTGAACCGCAGCCACTCGGCCATGGCGCCGTGGACGGTGATCCGGGCCGACGACAAGAAACGCGCGCGTCTCGCCGCCATCCGCCATGTGCTCAGCCATCTCGATTACGACCGCAAGGATGCCAGGGCCGTCGGCACTCCGGATGCGAAAATCCTTGGCGGCCCCGAAATCTGGGATGCCTAAGCGCGGCTATCACCACGGCAACCTGCGACAGGCCCTTGTCGATTCGGCTCTGACGCTGATCGAGGAAAAGGGCCCCACCGGGTTTACCCTGTCCGAGGCCGCCAAACAGGCCGGGGT
This window harbors:
- the ppk2 gene encoding polyphosphate kinase 2, encoding MTLPFDGAISAFYDNDAPKPVRLAIDRADKDDILSSSYPYSEQMKRKTYEKELEKLQIELVKMQAWARDSGHRVAMVFEGRDAAGKGGTIARFRMNLNPRGARVVALPKPSDTEATQWYFQRYIDHLPSAGEIVFFDRSWYNRGVVEHVFGFCTQEQRERFFHQVPDFEKMLVDEGIHLFKFWLNVGRAEQLRRFLKREGDLLKQWKLSSIDVAGLPKWDAYSAAIQETLNRSHSAMAPWTVIRADDKKRARLAAIRHVLSHLDYDRKDARAVGTPDAKILGGPEIWDA